The following are encoded together in the Ooceraea biroi isolate clonal line C1 chromosome 2, Obir_v5.4, whole genome shotgun sequence genome:
- the LOC105279133 gene encoding myophilin yields MACNRAAKSGFAAEAQRKINSKYSEELAQECLEWIKTITGEDINTNGDMDNFFEILKDGVLLCRLVNDIKEGSVKKINKTSLAFKCMENINAFLEAAKALGVPAQETFQTVDLWERQNLNSVVICLQSLGRKAGNYGKPSIGPKEADKNVRNFSEEQLRAGQGVISLQYGSNKGANQSGINFGNTRHM; encoded by the exons ATGGCCTGCAACAGAGCCGCCAAATCCGGATTCGCTGCCGAGGCGCAGAGAAAG ATCAATAGCAAGTATAGCGAGGAGCTGGCGCAGGAATGTTTGGAATGGATCAAAACGATCACAGGCGAGGACATTAACACCAACGGAGACATGGACAACTTCTTCGAGATCTTGAAAGACGGTGTCCTGCTTTGCAG GCTGGTGAACGACATTAAAGAGGGCTCAGTGAAAAAGATCAACAAGACGTCGCTGGCGTTCAAGTGCATGGAGAACATAAACGCCTTTTTGGAGGCTGCGAAGGCGCTGGGTGTTCCGGCGCAAGAGACCTTCCAGACGGTGGATCTCTGGGAGAGGCAGAATCTAAATTCCGTTGTTATTTGCCTACAATCTCTTGGAAGAAAG GCGGGTAATTACGGAAAACCAAGCATCGGTCCGAAAGAAGCGGATAAGAACGTACGTAACTTCTCGGAGGAGCAGTTGAGGGCCGGACAGGGCGTGATAAGTCTACAATACGGCAGCAATAAGGGCGCCAATCAGAGCGGCATTAATTTTGGCAACACCAGACATATGTAA